The following coding sequences are from one uncultured Fretibacterium sp. window:
- a CDS encoding histidine phosphatase family protein produces the protein MRLFMVRHGETAWNREWRLQGQRDIPLDETGLRQAELTAGRFRGFPLDAVLSSPLRRAEATGRRIFEAAKCESFVTDPGFMEIHHGDWEGMTVREIAQKDASLLEEWHSCPERVRMPGPGGEALADVQRRAVSALERTVPNSGKDALLVTHGAVLKVLICHFLDVPLSCYWRLRVPNCGVSCVEFTDGMPRVALLSDVGHLREGRGNFLP, from the coding sequence ATGAGGCTCTTCATGGTGCGCCACGGGGAGACGGCTTGGAACCGGGAATGGCGCCTTCAGGGTCAGAGGGACATCCCGTTGGACGAGACGGGGCTGCGGCAGGCGGAGCTCACGGCCGGGCGCTTTCGCGGTTTTCCGCTGGACGCGGTGCTCTCCTCGCCGTTGAGGCGGGCGGAGGCGACCGGCAGGAGAATCTTCGAGGCGGCGAAATGCGAAAGTTTCGTGACCGACCCCGGCTTCATGGAGATCCACCACGGCGACTGGGAGGGCATGACCGTGCGGGAGATCGCGCAAAAGGACGCGTCCCTGCTGGAGGAGTGGCATTCCTGCCCCGAAAGGGTGAGGATGCCCGGCCCCGGCGGCGAGGCCCTGGCGGATGTGCAGCGGAGGGCGGTCTCGGCGCTGGAACGCACCGTGCCGAACTCCGGCAAAGACGCGCTGCTGGTGACGCACGGCGCGGTCCTCAAGGTGCTGATCTGTCACTTTCTCGACGTCCCGCTGTCCTGCTATTGGCGGCTCAGGGTCCCGAACTGCGGCGTCTCCTGCGTCGAGTTCACGGACGGAATGCCGCGTGTGGCGCTCTTGAGCGACGTTGGCCATCTGAGGGAGGGGCGGGGAAACTTTTTGCCGTAA